Proteins encoded together in one Peribacillus asahii window:
- a CDS encoding NAD(P)/FAD-dependent oxidoreductase, translating to MKNLVILGGGYGGMRMLQRLLPNQLPENVRITLIDRNPYHCIKTEYYALAAGTISDHHIRVAFPEHPRLQNVYGEVLSIDMDKKQVILENQEPVDYDDLVIGLGCEDKYHGIPGADLHTFSIQTIDKSRQTYQALNNLGAGATVSIIGGGLSGVELASELIESRPDLKIRLFDRGPHILSAFPEHLSVFVESWFAKNNIEVVHHSNITKVEPNTLYNGEEAVHSDVIVWTAGIQPSKIIRDMDIEKDGQGRAVLTPQHFLPNNDSLFVVGDCASLPFAPSAQLAEAQAEQIVQVLVKKWANEPLPESFPPMKLKGTLGSLGKKQGFGLVGNRAITGRFARLIKSGILWAYKYHNN from the coding sequence ATGAAGAATTTAGTCATACTCGGTGGCGGGTATGGTGGAATGCGCATGCTTCAAAGATTGCTGCCTAATCAGCTGCCTGAAAATGTTCGCATTACACTTATTGACCGCAATCCATATCACTGTATTAAAACAGAATATTATGCGCTAGCGGCAGGAACAATTTCCGATCACCATATTCGTGTTGCATTTCCTGAGCATCCACGCTTACAAAATGTATATGGTGAAGTATTATCCATTGATATGGACAAAAAACAAGTCATCTTAGAAAATCAAGAGCCTGTAGATTATGATGATTTAGTCATCGGGCTTGGCTGCGAAGATAAATACCACGGTATTCCAGGTGCAGATCTGCACACATTCAGTATTCAAACCATCGATAAATCTCGTCAAACCTATCAAGCACTGAATAATTTAGGAGCCGGCGCAACAGTTTCCATCATTGGTGGAGGACTTAGCGGGGTTGAATTAGCAAGTGAATTAATCGAAAGCCGTCCCGACTTAAAAATCAGATTATTTGACCGTGGACCGCATATTTTATCCGCTTTTCCAGAACATTTAAGCGTATTTGTAGAATCTTGGTTTGCTAAAAATAATATTGAAGTTGTTCACCATTCTAATATTACAAAAGTTGAGCCAAACACTTTATACAATGGTGAAGAAGCTGTTCATAGTGATGTTATCGTTTGGACAGCTGGTATCCAACCTAGCAAAATTATTAGAGATATGGATATCGAAAAAGATGGACAAGGCAGAGCCGTATTAACGCCACAACACTTCTTACCAAATAACGACAGTTTATTCGTTGTAGGAGACTGTGCAAGCTTGCCATTTGCTCCAAGTGCTCAATTAGCGGAAGCACAAGCAGAACAAATCGTTCAAGTTCTTGTAAAAAAATGGGCAAATGAACCACTTCCAGAAAGCTTCCCTCCTATGAAATTAAAAGGAACTCTTGGTTCATTAGGGAAAAAACAAGGATTCGGCTTAGTTGGTAATCGTGCCATTACAGGAAGATTTGCTCGATTAATTAAATCTGGTATCCTGTGGGCTTATAAATACCATAACAATTAA
- a CDS encoding YuzD family protein: MEQRSIDIQVYGAEQICASCVNLPSSKDTCEWLESALQRKFPNQPFSITYIDIHHPPASTKEKEFSLKIIEEDLFYPLVLIEDEIVAEGNVRLKTVVDKMIQCGYKQETV; this comes from the coding sequence ATGGAACAGAGATCTATCGACATTCAAGTATACGGTGCTGAACAAATTTGTGCGAGTTGTGTAAACTTACCATCTTCAAAAGATACCTGTGAGTGGCTTGAATCAGCGTTGCAAAGAAAATTTCCTAATCAGCCATTTTCCATTACTTACATTGATATTCATCATCCGCCAGCTTCTACGAAAGAAAAGGAGTTTTCGTTAAAGATCATCGAAGAAGATTTGTTCTACCCACTTGTATTAATTGAAGATGAAATTGTAGCAGAAGGAAATGTGCGTTTGAAAACGGTCGTCGATAAAATGATTCAATGCGGGTATAAGCAAGAAACTGTCTAA
- a CDS encoding NifU family protein produces the protein MAMTEQTMESQVQEVLDKLRPFLLRDGGDCELVDVEDGIVKLRLLGACGSCPSSTITLKAGIERALLEEVPGVIEVEQVF, from the coding sequence ATGGCAATGACTGAACAAACAATGGAAAGTCAAGTTCAAGAAGTACTTGATAAACTTCGTCCGTTTCTTCTTCGCGATGGCGGTGACTGTGAACTTGTCGATGTAGAAGATGGAATTGTTAAATTACGTTTGCTTGGAGCTTGCGGTAGCTGCCCAAGTTCAACGATTACATTAAAAGCAGGAATTGAACGTGCACTTCTTGAAGAAGTTCCTGGTGTTATTGAAGTTGAACAAGTATTCTAA